atatTGTTACATCCACAACAGTGGCTGCAAGTTGCAGTCCTGACAAGAGAACAGCAGAGAAAGCACGCTTACAGAAACTAGCAAAGGAGTATGAGGAAAAGATTCGACATCTCAAAATGCTACAGATGCAAAGGAAGCAAAGTGGCCTTGCTTCAGGCACTAGCAATACTAGTAGGTTATAGGGTTTTATgtaggatgtgtgtgtgcatgcatgcataaatgtACATCTACCATGTAAGATGTGAGGATAATATTGAGGTTGGAAGGAGAGTGGGTAGTGCGTATGAGAGATTGGGTGAATTAATGGTTAACAATTTTGTTAagctttctttttcacatttttggaCCAGGGTTTGACATAGTTCCACTTTTAATTTGCACTGCTTTTATGTGACAGAACACCAAAAGCCTTTGACCAAGCAAGTGACTGATTCAGTCACCTCAGGTGACAGTAGAAGCACACGACTTCCATCCCTAGAAAGCATCAAACTAGAGCCTGTGGAAAGTGACACTGTTGTGCACAAGCTTCGAAGACGGTCACTGCTGGATATTTCACAAAGTCCCAAACCTAATCTTTTGCTGAAGGAGCACAAAAGTGCCAAGAAACCAGAAGTAGCTTCAGATGCTAACACACAGTCACCAGTAGGGAAGAAGAAATTAGGGACTGCAAAGTTCAAAATGCCTTTTGGTTTTCAGCTGCAAAATCTCTGCAAAATTCAGGTAAATACATAATGCTTTACTCTCTTGGAATAAGAAACTTTTGTCTCAGTGGAGAAAAGTGGTCCTTGGCTAGTAAATTGTGTATGTACATTTTACATGCAGTTTTCTGTGTTGGTGTTAAAGTGTAGTTGTTAatgttttgcataaaaaaagaGTTAATTGCTAATACTTTAAGTATTTTGCAACAAACTCTTCTAAACTCATGGATAAGATTCGTTTAAAAACTGACTTAAATATCATATAAACTGAGGTAAGTActtgaatgtttattttagtcataatggaaaatgttttgttttgaaatgctTATTTTTACTTGAGTTTGCTGGTTTCCTGCTCTCACTGGATCAGAtgttaggaaaaataaataataaatgttgcagAAGGAGAAGGTGACTAAAATACTGTCAAGCCAGAGTTACTCTTCACCGGAAGTATTTTCCAACTTGAGTCCCCATTGTGACCCAGTGAGTATACAGCCGCGGTTCACAAACCTAGGGGGGGCgggaaggtggtcattttttaaaagtttcttataccagtattagtgaaattagcttacattgctggctaaggtgGGCGCGTGGACATACCTTTGTTGGTCGGGGGGGGGCGTCACaggtaaaaggttgagaactgctGGTATACAGTTTACTTGAGAGATTGTAGTTCTGGCTATGTGAGGGGATGAGGGAGGGTACCGTGTATTATGCACATGAAAGTGTTCAAAACGTGctaagcatattttaaaatatctactAGTCTGATTCAGTTGCTCATTAGCTTCTTGGAAAAATCTTTCTGGTGTGGCTTGTATTGATGTGAACTGTTGATAGGTTTGCTATATTTCAAATTACTTGCCATTCTTTTCCaaggctttttttatttaccaactactgttttcatttacatgctTTGAAAAGCACTTCTAAAGTGGCATTTCAGACAGCAAAGTGTTTGGTGGTGTCTCATTTAAGTGCAACAAAGAGTTCAGTGATACACAGGTTGATTTTACAGGCTGTTTTGTCTGGCAGCTTGAATGTGTCATTGAGAACATGCTTAGAACTCTGAAGCATCATACATCCTGATTCCTGAGCATTGAGAAATATCTGTAGTATTCTGCACTAATATAAGCATGCGTGctataataaatacttttacatgtttttttttagattccTGAGTTGAAGATTATTAGTCTGCAAGAGCAGAAGCGTCAGGAAAAAGGAGATCCCGCAGGCTTGGCTTTTACCTCACCTCTTCTATATTTTAAGGCTTACAGGTGTGAACTGTTTAATTGTGTGAGCCGCCTGTGTTAAAGGGTATTATCAATCTCTTGAATCATCTTATCATTCAGCAATAGCTAAAGTGATCTCTGCACAAGTTCTTACATCTATATTTATAATGATTGTGACAGTGATGGACTTGTTAGACTTCAGCCTTTAGTAGAATGTCTTCCGTATTATAATAGCAAGtgcaaaataaagtatttagcAGATTTATCAAAAATACAGATCAGTGCACTTCTAAAGTGGCATTTAAATCCTTTGACTTGGGTGTCTCATTTGGGTGCTACACAAATGACTTGCATTCATTGTCTCCTGTTTACTTCAGAAGTCATTAACTTGGTAAGGCAACAACCTAATGAAAAAGTACAGTTTTAAAAGTCTGGTGgggttaggtttttttttttcctaatgactgGCAAAATTCAGTGTATATTACTATTTCTCaatctgggtgaatacctcTCTTCAGTTCTTAGGATATATCAGTACAAACATTACTATCAAcaacataaatgtttacataaatttgtttacacTCTTCAGGCTTCATCTAATACTGATTATCAGTGTAAATTAGTCACATCCCTGCACAAGCCTGACagcatagattttttttaaactgagctttatccagtcaataaaaaaaaaatactccatAGACCTTAAAGTTCCTTTGATAAGTTTATTAAGGCAGTTAAAGCAACAGTTGTGTTTTATGCACTGTACTGAAACATGTTTTTACACATGCAGGTTTAGCCCCTATTATCGCACAAAAGAAAATCTGACCATTCCATCAGTATCATACTCCAACAAGTTGAACCCAAATCGAATCCTGTGTCGTTATGAGCTACAGGGCATCTGTAATGACCAGCAGTGTCCATGGTGAGATTGGCTGAAATCTTCTCCTTTGATAGTATGGTAGCTGCTACATGGGTTAGCATTTTGTCATCAGCATTTAAACTGGTTGTGTTAGTGGTTTCTTTTTTGCTTCATATGACCTATCTGATCCATCTTTTATGTCAAATAGAAGCACCTTGAAGTAACCAAGTGTAGCCGCTTTTTTCCTCTGCCTGTTTCATTGCTGTTATTTAAATAGTCAGATATCAGCAGGTtctgtattttgtaaaatgtttaatatgTCAGTGGGACTTTTTCAGGCAACATGCTCGTGACTACCGCTTTTCTGAAAAAGAGCTCTTGCAGGACCTGTCGCATACTGTCCCAAGCTTGCAGGTGTCACAGATGGAGATGAACAGGCCAGCGTTGCCAAGAAAATTGGTTAGCAgccttacatttttttgttctttggagAATTTGTGCCCTTTTCCTTTGACAAGCTTCTTCAGCTGGTACCTTGTCAGTTTACAGGGATGACTGGGTATCATAAACATCAGCTACACCACCATTGCATACTAGATCTGTCTGTCCccaccagttttttttaagtgttttaaaattttttttttcagattcttaCGTCGAAGGTTTGCTGGCCCAGCATAAGGAAAAATGACCTTTGATGACATCTGCCTTCTGCTGACATCAAAGGTCAATGAGTGTGCTCAACATGGTAAGAACAGAAAAACTGTGATCAGTTGGGACCCATGCtgatttcttatttcatttacaaaatcttaAGATGTAATAGATTGTTGCATagattaacaacaataaatatataatagcttaaattagaaatatttttactagCAGGAAAAGGTATTTTAAAAAGGTTGCTGGCAATGATCTTTTtcctacaaattttaaaatgacttgCTTTGTTCTTTGAGAGGGCATAAATTCctttacatgttttatttgaTAGTTCGACCACATACCATGTTCTTTGAGAGCCGGGTGTGGCGTCCCACAACAGAGGAGACTCGAACTTTTTCCATGACTGTATCTTCAGAGTTTCAAACATCTCTCAACATTATAAgtgagattattttttcttgccCTCCACAACCTCTTCCTGCCTTTTAAGAACCTTGCTTAgttatatgcatacatatatacgATAGGAGTTTACTGCTTTGCTGCACCCTCACCATAGCTTAACAGCTGGTAACCTTACATTAAAGTTTTGGTGGCAGAAGTAGACAGCATTATAATTAGAACTGAACAAATTTCTCAAGGGTTTTAAATCACTTGTTGCATGGTGATTGCTCTATAAATgcttataaacaaattttactttctgaaatttttttatattgcatATTGAAAATATGGTGGTCCATAGGTATATCCGTATAGGTAATGTATATTAAatgaagcacaaaaaaaaaaccttattcCCATAACCCTAAGACGACATAGTAACTTCTTGTATAAGAATCAAACCGTGAATCTAAAGAGCTGCAAGAACTTCTGAACTGGGAATGGTTAAAAAGGAATGAATTTCCTTGCACTGTGTAATAGTAACTTGTCCCTGCATgagaatgtttgtttttttagtacTTAAATTGTCAACACTTTTTGTCACATTTCAGGTGAAACAGCATCAAAGCTATGTGTGCCAGAAATGGACACAGTGTTAGATTCAGAGGATGTGCGCTACTTTGTACCAGAAACTGTGACAGGGGCAGATGTTCAGGATATGGAGGGAGCAGTTTTAGCCACACCCACTGATACAGACCTTTGGCTTCGCTTGGCTTACAGCAAGCTCTCCAATCCCTCTCGGTATTTATATTTGCTTGCTTTCAGTTCACCATGATGTACTCAAGAGCTTAAATTTTTGTCGAAAATTAATGGCTAATTTTCCTGATTTGTTTAATCCTGAGTACACTATTAAAATAACTGgtcttgttaacatttttttcttatcaaacaaaaatagtttagtACAGCAATGTGTGCACAGCTCTTTAAATAATATTAGTGAAATGCATCTTGTTTGTTCAGCTCCAGGGAGGAAAACTTGAACCTAGCACTAAATGTGCTGGCCAGGGGCCTTGAAAGCAACAAAGATTGTGTGGACTTGTGGACTTACTATCTTACTCTCTACCGTTGTCATGGTGATTCTAGCACTGACTATTTAGACTTGTGCAACACAGCTTTGGAATATGCTCCCTGCTATGAAATTTGGTGGCAggtaaatttcattttcattattagcATGAGTGCTTTTTGCATTGTGCATTATCATACATTTCTTTTTGCTCCATGGAGATTGGTGCATGTAGTTTTTAGCAACTGCAGCCTTATTTAATGGGAGGGTATCTGtagaatttgtgtttttttaaagttaagaatGAGATAATTTGCTGTACTCTATTTTCAGCTGAACAAATCCTGTTACACAGTTAGGATTCAATtcgaaatgaatgaaatataaaaagaggattctacaaattaaaatactttGCCTATCTGGTTATGCCAAATGTAGGCAGCTTAATGGGAAGCAACCTTGTAATTTGGAACAAACAAATAACCCTAGAattaattacttccctttgacaCAATGTGCCTTTCCCCAAGGGTGCTTTGTAAACCACCTATTTAAGATGGTTGACCAGTTAAGACTTTGTGGTGTGTATTGTTTTGGATCATATTTGACACAATGTGCCAGTAGTTTCTTTCATGTCTGTGATTTACGCCCATTTTAGAGTATTTGATGTTGGAATGAATTATCCAAATATCACACTTATGTCatactgcattttaaaaatctttgaaagTATGATTCAGACACTTTTCTAATGTGATTACAAATTAGGAAATATTCAGGCTATACTTAACATTAAGAAACttcaaattcttttgtttttaaactattaggtcaatttaactttatatttgtatcttttgtatttttcatgcagtgtttttttctaaaaagttgATAAGATTTTGGATGTTATCAAGGAGAACTATCCAAATACATAACTGCACtgtagattttaaaataaaactcattgTAAATGAGTGTTCATGTACAAGTTGTGTTTTGAGATGATCATTGGTTttagattaaaaataattactattGTCTCATTCAATGATGCTAagttatcattttcatcatcacgCTTGAACTTAAAATTAAGTGAAGCCCAAATACTGCCATTTTAGGGATTAGGGTTTTTAGATTTCGTGATTGATATAAAGCACGTTAAGTTGGTTCTGGTAAgatattgttttcaaatttgAAGGTGACATCTTTTGTActagtatattatttttttaagtgttactACAATGTTGGTTTAAGGGCAAAGGGTGGCACATATGATCAAAGTGTCAATACATTTTAGTTTATGACACTAGTTCAGTAGATGATGTTGATTAAAGAGCCAGACTTCACACTTTACTTATTATGCTTCATTACCCATGCTCAGTCGTTATGATGATATGCACAGCTGCTGATCTACAGAGTTAGCAGAAGGATGTGTGGCATTAGATGGCTGACGCCAGCTATGTGTCTTAAATAAGGGTTCAGCAGAGAGGGTGTAAAACTATCTGGCAGTTAGGGACCTTTTACAGGTAGTATGCCTAACTGGTTGTAGCTGGCTGATGTCGGTTCTCAAGTTGCTCTCATATCCTTGATGGCAAGACAGGTGCTGGAAACGTCGTGCTGGGCAGAAATATCTGAAGTGTTCTGATGTAGGGTGTGGAGCTTCCTGTGTGTTATCATTTttgaggggttttttttttaattttttttttttttgcaaggaaACCATATGAAATTTAAAGACTTTCTGACCCGCTGGGGTCATAGCTGCCCTCAGAGGATTGATGCataagaaagagatgaaatgttTTCCATCAAGATTGAAGATTTTGACTGTCAGCAGTATGTGTGATGAAATGGTGCTGGGAGGTGATTGCCAAAAATCTTTTGGCAGTAATTGCTCTTTAAATCACTCTGGTAATTTCTTTGCTGAGTTGTTACAGGAAGAATCTTGGGGCCTTGGTTTCATTGTTAAGTTAATAATAGTTTAAATAAATTCAGCTATTTTTCTTAATAGGCTTTGTGATCCACCATTGGGCTAGTCACTAAccaatttctgctttgttttgatGTGCAGCTTCTGGAGGCCAGCAGTGGTTTCCAGGCCAAGGACACAGTGTGCATCAGAGCTCTGAACTTCCTGTGCAGGGACGTGGATGGCGAGTTATCCTTGTCGGATAGCAAGGATGAGGTTCAATCTCACCAGATGTTGGAGATGATTCTTTACAAGGTCACTCTGAACAGTCAGTCTGGGCGCTTCAAAACGGCACTGAACTTTTTCCAGGTGTGCTGCTTGGTCATGTACCATCATCATTGTCTCCTAGCCTATGTAGCTtcatgctttgttttcttttagcgGACATTTGACGCTGCatgttctctctcacttttGTATAGAATGTCGGATCCTTGCTGCAGTTCCTGATACAGTGAAAGCAGTCAGTGAAATATTCTCAACCTTCGGCATCGTGAGATTGTTTCAGACAGTATCTTTGGAGCCGCTTTGCCCAGCAGGCGACCAAAGCCTGACTGAGTGCTGCAGGGGTCGGCAGTCGGTATCAGGCACTGAGTGACACGTGGTACCGTCGTACCGCCTGCCATTATCAGTCTGTGTTCGATAAGAAACGAGCGTCAGCAGGGATGGTGGGCGAGCAAGGGAGGTGACCTGATTGGGAGAAGGAAAAGACAGCAAGTTTTAATTTTGCCACGAGCTAAAAATAGAAGGCTAGAGCAAGTGCTTCTCGAACCAACTGCTGGCATTGAAAGACCTGGCAACGAGAAAGGGGTTTGTAGAGATTGGGTGGTGGCTGGTTGTCAGAAGCTTAATTAAATGCTAGGTCAGAAAACGATAAATGGCTTCTGTTAAGGAATAGGAAGTTTGAACGGGTGGGCGCGGTGGGGTTTCGGAGCCATGCTTTGGACCACGAGAATCTCACGGATGAAAGCACTTCGCAAGCTACGAGATTTTAAGGGACGATCGGCGATTTTCAGGACACAAAGTAATGTGTAAAGACCACAGTAAAATGTCTTCGCGAAACGCATTGTGTTAGGCTGGTGAGCTAAGATCACTGCCACTCATGTACACGCATATACTACAGTCAGGTGCTGACTTGGATACTTTTAatgggttttttggttgttgttgttgttgtttttatttaacagcCCCAAATtctatatatatctgtatattcTTCCGGAAAGAGTTTAAGAGCTTATCACGAAAGGGTCCCCTCAACAACATGATATTTGAAAGGTGTGGTGTGGAAGCTGTTATTAATAGctgcttgcttgtttgtggcGCAGAGTGTGGCCGGAGTGCGGGAGAGCACGCACGGCGAGGAACGCTACCGTCAGAGTCTGACACATGCTGACATCTGCGTGCTGTGGATCTGCCTCGTGCACCTCATGGAGTTCCAGACGCTACCTGCCGCCCTGTATGACCCATCCAATCAGAATCCAGGACGGAttatgtcaaaggtcagcaaaTCAAAGTGTAATTATGGTAATCGTTGTCTGTTTACTTTAGTGCATTAATCAatagcgtgcgtgtgtgtgtgtgttttgcgcgTGCATAAATGCATGCACGCGGAAATCCCGAACACATCTGTATGGAAATCCAAAGAAGTTAACCATCGGGTATGGTCACAAGACCTCAAAAGGGTTTCTTTAAGGACACCACTTTTGAAGAAGTCTAGGTTTGACCCAAACGAGTTTCTACCCGGTTTAAAATTTTTACCTGTTGCTTTCGACCGAAAGTGAAGCTTCCGTGGTGAAGCTATGTACTCCATAGGGATACATTCCTTGGAATGACAACTCTTTTACACAAGGAATGGGATGCGAAAGCTGGGGTGGGGGACAGAGGGGGAaggcttgagagagagagagtgggagaagTAGGAAGAGTGGGTACTATTGGGCAGTGGTCAGTTATAGTCACTACCAGAAAGGTTCGGGTGAGTATCCTCACTtggtgcgtgtgtacgtgtgagaaCCATTCATTACGCCATATATTGAAATGACCTCACTGGCTGGTTGGATTCTGTGCAGAAGGGTCTGTGGATTCCGTGGCACAGCAAGCGCGACCCCACTACGCCTTTCGATACACTGTCTTATACCTGAGCCAGGCAGTGACACCTGTCGAGTCGCCTCCCCTTCCTCATCTCACCTCTCCACAGTACGTGCAGGCAGCGCTGAACCTTACCCAGCTGCTGTGCTACCGCAACAAGTAAGCTGCTggctttgtgtttttgtatatgtgtgtgcaagagagggaggggggaaGGGAACTTATCTGCCGAACAAGAAGAGAGATAAATGCATATTTTAGGGAAGGGATGGTTGGCCTTAAAACTAAGATCACACCACAATCGGTATTATCTTAAAGGAGTCGAACGCGTGAGCCATGACATCATACGCACAGTTCCTGTGTTGTGATAAATGGATAGGACATAAGAACCAGAGCAGACAACCACAGAGTAGGGTCTTATTTGATAAAGTAACAGCTTTTCTCAGAATGTCAGAATTATTTGTCAGAATTATCATTGTGGGAAAACACAGAGGGAAACAACTAAGAGTTTTAGGAAACACTGCTGAATTAATGTCGCTGCTAAGAGCTTAACATGTGAAACACGACGCCAACATGATAGGAATCGATGCAATCAATGAATTTATTCTCAGGTATATCGAGGCCTGTGAAACTCTGAGGCGCGTCCTGGAATGGGCGCCTCACTTGGAGGATTTGTGGCTGATGGCTGCAGACATCTACGCTGGGTCTGACGATATGGACAGCGCTAGACAGGTTAGTTTGTTCTTCCTGCTTGTATGCGTTTGCAAGGGCTTGTAGGCgagaagtgagagagaggattCGAAGTTAACCTTATGTGCTcgctttcatctttttcttctcataaTCAGTTGCTTCTagtcttttttggggggattgGGGGTGGGGTAGGCGGTAATTCCTTAATTCTCTTAAACCCAGCAAGTGAAGCTAATCATGATGAGAGCTGTAGCAGATCATCAAAAGCTATTCGAGACTGTGTGAACACCTGGTGATCAAAGGCTGTTAACTTGGCGGTGGAGGTTAATCTGCGTAAGAGTAATACTCTAAGGGTTTTTATGCATGACTCCTAAGCAGGAAGAGTAACCAAATGAACACCTGCAAGCTGAAGATCAGAACTTGCGGGCTGATGGGGTTCTCACTTATCTTAAGTATCGTACTTACAGGCACTGGCAGGCATTTCCAAAGTCACTCGTCACTACCACTAAAAACTATCGCCAGAGATTTTTTTGAGCTGCCTTGTGATTTACACGCACAGCAGTGGCCACGCTAATGGatataattatttcttacaagcgtgtgtgtgttcgtgcatgtgtgcgcgcgcgtgtgtgggtgttttcTGTCGTTCAGGTGCTAGTGGATTCTGTAGCATCCAATAGCTACAGTGCAAAGCTGCATTACAACCTCGCCTTACTCGAGCTTCTTCAGGTATGTATGCTGTGAAAAACATCGTTTATTTGCAACAGATTGAAATTATAGTGTATGATTTGTGTGTCAGCTGTGATTTTGCAGCATTCCTAACGCGCAGCATTTCCAGTGCGCTGACATGGGCATACAGTCTCTTTTTCGTTAACAAACTGTTAACTGctacaatatatatttatttccaaaGTATATGAACAACACAGTTCTGATTCCgaaacacaatattttaaagatcGACAGACACATAAAAGGTCAACTCTGTTCCATAAGGCTTGGATTCGCTTACAGCCTTACAAACGGCTACAGCTATTAAGAGCTCTGTGAACGTTAATTAAGTGTAACTATTGTTCCGTTACAAAGATCCGCACATTCCCCTTCCACCCCCGCCCcacatacatttttcattttaatgccAGCAGTTGGTGTCGAGTATTGAAAgacagcatttttttctccGTAATCAGAACTGTATTATAGAACGGTAAGAGGGAAGTCACTGAAAGCGTTAAGCTATAACGCGCGCTCATGCCAAAGGACTGCATGTCTAAAGAAGCCTCTCGTTCAAGCATTGTTGTGCTTTAAGAAATACTTTGGGAAGGGTTATTTACATCTTTCTGGAAATCCTTATAAAGGGTGTGTGTGACTTTTCTAGGACTGTGCAGACGAGGCCCTCGAGCTGATGGAGCGATTTGTCATCAGTCACTTCAACGTGAGCGACGAGGAGATGACAAAAGTTGATCCAAACTATCTGTTCTGGTGAGGAAACCCGACAGCATGATTTACATGGTCTGTGTATGTATTAGGAAGGGAGAGTATGGTGATTCACCCGTTGTAGCACATTGCGAGGATTATTACATTTCTTGCTGCCTAGCTCCAGCACCCTTTTTGTCAGAAGGGGTGAACGGGCACGAAGGCAGAGCCCAATGACTTTGTTTACAGCAATCTCCTTTAGCCTTCATGTGTCTCGTTGTTTG
The sequence above is a segment of the Pomacea canaliculata isolate SZHN2017 linkage group LG6, ASM307304v1, whole genome shotgun sequence genome. Coding sequences within it:
- the LOC112566000 gene encoding zinc finger C3H1 domain-containing protein-like, with protein sequence MFFESRVWRPTTEETRTFSMTVSSEFQTSLNIISETASKLCVPEMDTVLDSEDVRYFVPETVTGADVQDMEGAVLATPTDTDLWLRLAYSKLSNPSRSREENLNLALNVLARGLESNKDCVDLWTYYLTLYRCHGDSSTDYLDLCNTALEYAPCYEIWWQLLEASSGFQAKDTVCIRALNFLCRDVDGELSLSDSKDEVQSHQMLEMILYKVTLNSQSGRFKTALNFFQSVAGVRESTHGEERYRQSLTHADICVLWICLVHLMEFQTLPAALYDPSNQNPGRIMSKVSKSKCNYEGSVDSVAQQARPHYAFRYTVLYLSQAVTPVESPPLPHLTSPQYVQAALNLTQLLCYRNKYIEACETLRRVLEWAPHLEDLWLMAADIYAGSDDMDSARQVLVDSVASNSYSAKLHYNLALLELLQDCADEALELMERFVISHFNVSDEEMTKVDPNYLFCKILGLDVPVMKKLPPLRDEVKERQSGTDVHLWLCYCLLLELQGETSEAVDVFEHALSSTIDAADLCLVWKCYVQFLYRRLHSCPPSLAPATLQQLQEAMLRSVTTAPTLLPAPYWRRQRCKQPLWRDFSHVNALVDFYIMLVAPDTQATALQTFLDLMPSNVLLLIRCIEVAIKDEQRRRARSLCTTSVYDRVANLQLWKLALSLAQEEGTPQEVERLFVRAVRAMPLSVTLWKDFLLYEVSQENSTAVQNILTQCQGLGLNIQGYVATISSSAS